The following are encoded in a window of Citrobacter freundii genomic DNA:
- the dapB gene encoding 4-hydroxy-tetrahydrodipicolinate reductase, whose amino-acid sequence MHDAQIRVAIAGAGGRMGRQLIQAAMAMEGVQLGAALERDGSSLLGSDAGELAGVGKSGVTVQSSLEAVKDDFDVFIDFTRPEGTLTHLAFCRQHAKGMVIGTTGFDDAGKQTIRDASQDIGIVFAANFSVGVNVMLKLLEKAAKVMGDYTDIEIIEAHHRHKVDAPSGTALAMGEAIAGALDKDLKDCAVYSREGYTGERVPGTIGFATVRAGDIVGEHTAMFADIGERIEITHKASSRMTFANGAVRSAMWLKGKSNGLFDMKDVLDLGSL is encoded by the coding sequence ATGCATGATGCACAAATCCGCGTCGCCATTGCAGGCGCCGGTGGCCGCATGGGACGGCAGTTAATTCAGGCTGCGATGGCGATGGAAGGAGTACAACTGGGGGCGGCACTAGAGCGTGACGGCTCCTCTTTACTGGGCAGCGATGCTGGTGAGCTGGCGGGCGTTGGAAAATCTGGCGTAACCGTTCAGAGCAGCCTCGAAGCGGTAAAAGACGATTTCGATGTCTTTATCGATTTTACCCGCCCGGAAGGCACGCTGACGCATCTGGCATTTTGTCGGCAGCATGCAAAAGGCATGGTGATTGGCACGACCGGGTTTGATGATGCCGGTAAGCAGACCATTCGCGATGCCTCGCAGGATATCGGCATTGTGTTTGCCGCCAACTTTAGCGTCGGCGTGAACGTGATGCTTAAACTGCTGGAGAAAGCGGCGAAGGTGATGGGCGACTATACCGACATCGAAATTATTGAAGCGCACCACCGTCATAAAGTCGACGCACCGTCAGGGACGGCGCTGGCGATGGGGGAGGCGATTGCCGGGGCGCTGGACAAAGATTTAAAGGACTGTGCTGTCTACTCGCGTGAAGGTTACACCGGTGAACGTGTGCCTGGCACTATCGGTTTTGCCACGGTGCGTGCTGGTGACATCGTCGGGGAACATACGGCGATGTTCGCCGATATTGGCGAACGTATCGAGATTACGCACAAAGCGTCCAGCCGTATGACGTTTGCCAACGGTGCGGTAAGATCGGCGATGTGGTTGAAAGGTAAATCAAACGGTCTTTTTGATATGAAAGATGTGCTTGATTTAGGCAGTTTATAA